ATATCATAATATGAACATAGGCTggaatatataactatataagctTCTGATACATACATGAGTTATTGACATATTATAACAATCATAGAGATCTACGACAAGAAAATGTTTAAGGAGTTGACGAATATATATGGGTTGCAACTAACCACTGGAGCTCCTTGAGATAGGAGGTTCATTTCCACCTACATACTCATCAGCCAATTCATTTCCTAGAAAAGGAACACAGAAGCAGAGAAAAAGTAAGACAATTGGTGAACACAGAGACCACTGACCAATATAATCCCGGAACACAATTTGCTAACAGAATTTGATTTTCACCTCGTTGCAGAGATGAAGTGCTCGGTCCTGATCCATTAATAAGCTGCAACAAAAGAAATCCGCTTCGTCTCAGTAAAAAGTTCTACTAAAATGTAATCCAGCAGGTGAGATGATTACCTCTATTTCACATGGTTCAACATTCGCctgttttgcttctttattttgtatatattcatCTAGAAGGTTTTGAAGAGTGACCAGCACTTCATCACTGAGGACATCAATGTCTATCTCAATTTCATCTTCTGCAATTTCTCCTCCATTAGAACTGTGCTTCTTCAAAAAGTCAATTATATGTGCAGGAAGTTCGTCGAGTAGTGATTCGAGTTGTCTGCCCAATCTATGTCTCTCCTCTGCTGTCATAAGTGGCTTCGCGGGTTCTGGAACACTCTCTCTAATAGGTGAAgccatctttctcttcttcttcggagGGACAGATATAGCAGTTTTCCCTTCGTCATTGAGCTCCAATGATACTGCAGGCAACGTTTGCATGCTACACGCTGGTAACTTTTTTTCGATAGTTTTCCACCGCGCTTCAAATAATTTACTAAGGATATCCCCCATAATGTGAACATCATGTCCTGGAGGGTTATATGTCATTGCATTGGTAAATGTAAGCCTCACATCAGCAGCAAACTCATGTGGGCTTGAATATACACCAGAGGctaagttcttcttcactgTCCCTAAGTCCATGGGATGTTTGATGATGGTGAGATAGTCAGGTATGTTCAGTTTCACTACATCAACTGGCGCCTGAAAAACCCAAGAATGCGGATGGGACCACAGCTTTTTCAGCAGCGTGTCACATTGCTTCATCAGTGTAATGTTAGGAGTGCTAGTCATAGGCTCTTTCGAAGACTCAAACTTCCCAGAGGTACCACGATTCCATCCACGAGAAGTCCCAGTCTGATGCCGAACTTTCTTTCCCGATCCCATTGCAAAATCAGAAGGCTTCTTCGTATTGCTGACTCGAGACGATAGCTTATGAGCAGAGCTAAAACCCACCCTATCACTAGTAGAAGACATAGCAACTGGGTTCATTCTCTGCAACTCAGCATTTCTAAGAACTATTTTTGTCTGCTCCAGCTCAAGTTTAAGCCTATATATCAAATCCCTCCTCTCAGACTGTGTCATATTATAGAGGGAAATGACTTGTCTCTGGACACCATAAGGATCTTCATCATTAGAATTCAACATAATACACTTCCGTGCAGGAGTAGTAGAATTCTCAGATGCAGTGACCTCAGTATCAATCTGTGCAGAACTCCCAGAGCCCTCTGATTCATTAGGCGCTTCAAAAGTATTCCGATAATACCCTCCCGGGAACGCAGCACTTTCAACCATTGTTTTGTCAAAGAAATTACACAGATACAATCAAATCCTCACCAGCTTCTACAGCTCATTTACAAGAGACCTGCATCATACATATCTATTCACTTAATCCACAGAAACTAATATTTCCCCGCTCTAAACCACAAAGAATGTTCCTTTTAATTGCAACATTTTCGTAAAATTTCGACAGGGGCAAAAAAGCTTGTTATAACACAACAAGCCAGATCTAATCAAAGTGAAATAAAGAACGCATGATTCTAAAAAGCCTGAAATACAACCgtaaaaaattaaacctttGCCATTCCAAATTTCAGTTTATCTAGTTTTTGGATTCCAAAATTCGAAACCCTAGCCTGATGCCAAATTCAATTGAAACCTAATCATTCGAATTGAGAAAAcccaacaaattaaaaaagatcgAATTTTACCATTTGCATCTCCTACAGCTGAATCCTCACAAATTTTTCACAAACCCTCCTCTTCCCACAGAAATTAACTTTCAAATCAGACAACACGGAGCTTCGAAAATCTAAATCTCAGACGCGAGCTCACCAGAGAAGAAGCGATGATCTCGAGAAGAATTATCCCAGAAGATTTCACCGAAACCCTAGAATAAAAATCGCCCCCCAATTCCGGAATCTCCTAAGATCCGTGAACCATATCCACAAACACGGCACAAAGTAGAAGATTGAACAACCAAAAACCCTTGAATCTGGAAATTGACTACGAATCCAAACCTGAATCTCTCGTGACCACCAAATCGAAGACAACCCTTAAAAGATCAGAGCTTCCCCgtgataaaacaaaacaaaaaagaagaagcgaGACAAAAACGAAGTCGATGAAgactcagagagagagagagaggaaaaaaaaagtttcttacattaattttatgtttaaaaatatatagttcaCCGACAAAAGCCTACCTCTAATTTTCAGATCAGACGGTTTATACTGATTGAAGGACTAGCCGCCAGATCCATATCTAACGGTTAATGTGATCTTGTCTTGCGCGGATTTAACAACTTTACTTAACGTGCGTTTCCTTTACGTGTCCTACGTGGCAATATTTTTTAACAGGTGGGGAAATTAACGTGTGACGTTATTTGGACAGTGAT
The Camelina sativa cultivar DH55 chromosome 6, Cs, whole genome shotgun sequence genome window above contains:
- the LOC104790378 gene encoding transcription factor GTE8, which codes for MVESAAFPGGYYRNTFEAPNESEGSGSSAQIDTEVTASENSTTPARKCIMLNSNDEDPYGVQRQVISLYNMTQSERRDLIYRLKLELEQTKIVLRNAELQRMNPVAMSSTSDRVGFSSAHKLSSRVSNTKKPSDFAMGSGKKVRHQTGTSRGWNRGTSGKFESSKEPMTSTPNITLMKQCDTLLKKLWSHPHSWVFQAPVDVVKLNIPDYLTIIKHPMDLGTVKKNLASGVYSSPHEFAADVRLTFTNAMTYNPPGHDVHIMGDILSKLFEARWKTIEKKLPACSMQTLPAVSLELNDEGKTAISVPPKKKRKMASPIRESVPEPAKPLMTAEERHRLGRQLESLLDELPAHIIDFLKKHSSNGGEIAEDEIEIDIDVLSDEVLVTLQNLLDEYIQNKEAKQANVEPCEIELINGSGPSTSSLQRGNELADEYVGGNEPPISRSSSDSESGSSEDLSDDAKPMVQDDSAKMPETANSEAQIDENTRIEFEGCQSTSALEQMDICSQQKPGTDESDGQHEGNMLETPVSSEKRYRAALLKNRFADIILKAREKPLPQNGIKGDPERLRKEREELELQKKKEKARLQAEAKAAEDARRQAEAEAAAEAAAEAKRKRELEREAARQALLKMEKTVEINENSRFLEDLEMLSSSAPEQLTSSADETSPERPLDALGSFNLRGSNPLEQLGLYMKQDDDEEEPEARATVPKPDETSPERPLDALGSFNLRGNNPLQQLGLYMKQDDDEDEPEAPAVPKPDETSPERPLDALGSFNLKESNPLEKLGLYMKQDDNDDVEEPEAQAPAVPKLANDVEEGEIY